One region of Salvelinus sp. IW2-2015 linkage group LG1, ASM291031v2, whole genome shotgun sequence genomic DNA includes:
- the LOC111961648 gene encoding cilia- and flagella-associated protein 100-like, whose translation MTKCFSRIHCKGINLIEGMLSPTSRHRGPNMLSGPVIVAQSASATKSVISTDVCKQMPVANPFKVLDNSNIFLIRNKEKERRKLELQSQLSLRVHEKVTYAGRMKAKQGDLLRELREGMEEDTAQPGGEESSLAQQQNTPAWRVAMIKDRNIDKESMNEFITKKREMFLLEYSLAVKRGEIEQLEKMAAGEERKLMRAERFLEDDAIMFDEFLKENDKNSVEAIKVAELETKVKLEKVTEIKRLTTRMVTIKSDISKFEDIIKEYNMYKEFLFKLSPPEWQEAQRAKGKTPKAKSATKSATKDKSKEKDKDERATPKRAQHVWKAGRPLRVESCPSPGCQGPSRQSIGQSDKPSPVAELETDSSEYEEHPELYFTDPRQLLELLSELEEQNLSLIQNSRETEEALEVFSKVMDHTKKKMELETVQLTQQIDVMTHTIQRERDRAAELELRARLFNFGKYKSADQEVMLDSLGAKVEVVYRSCVGDTEANLSTLQMLMVIESRLGELLENVEMIPKERLLMAERTKEKERRLRMRDEKMHQAKQHQEERLKRALERAQADIKKTTGKKLMARSQPPAGKLKTSQVYDISDKEKEEQLYFFT comes from the exons ATGACAAAGTGTTTCAGCAGAATACACTGTAAAGGGATTAATCTAATTGAAG GGATGCTGTCACCAACATCAAGACACA GAGGACCAAACATGCTGTCAGGTCCCGTGATAGTTGCCCAGTCGGCGAGTGCCACCAAGTCAGTGATATCTACAG ATGTATGCAAACAGATGCCTGTGGCGAACCCTTTTAAAGTGCTTGACAACAGCAACATATTTCTGATCAGGAACAAGGAAAAGGAGCGCAGGAaactg gagctgcagagccagTTGAGTTTGCGGGTCCATGAGAAGGTGACCTATGCGGGCCGTATGAAGGCCAAGCAGGGTGACCTCCTCAGGGAGctgagagaggggatggaggaggacacagcccagccaggaggggaggagagcagcCTGGCCCAGCAACAAAACACCCCTGCCTGGAGGGTGGCCATGATCAAAg ATCGCAATATTGACAAAGAGAGCATGAATGAGTTTATCACCAAGAAAAGGGAGATGTTTCTGCTGGAG taCTCCTTGGCTGTGAAGCGTGGAGAGATCGAGCAGCTGGAGAAAATGGCGGCCGGCGAGGAGAGGAAGCTGATGCGCGCCGAGCGGTTCCTGGAGGACGACGCCATCATGTTCGACGAGTTCCTCAAAGAGAATGACAAGAACTCTGTGGAGGCCATCAAAGT TGCTGAGTTAGAGACCAAAGTGAAACTGGAGAAGGTGACTGAGATCAAGAGGCTCACGACTAGGATGGTGACCATTAAGAG TGACATCTCTAAGTTTGAGGACATCATAAAGGAGTACAACATGTACAAGGAGTTCCTCTTCAAGCTGTCCCCTCCAGAGTGGCAAGAGGCACAGAGGGCCAAGGGTAAGACCCCCAAAGCCAAGTCTGCCACCAAGTCTGCCACCAAAGACAAGtccaaagagaaagacaaagacgAGAGGGCCACTCCGAAAAGAG cacaacacgtgtgGAAAGCAGGGCGTCCTTTGCGAGTCGAGAGCTGCCCCTCTCCGGGATGCCAGGGCCCCTCTAGACAGTCGATAGGCCAGAGTGACAaacc GAGTCCTGTGGCAGAACTGGAGACCGACAGCTCTGAATATGAG GAACACCCAGAGCTGTATTTCACGGACCCCAGGCAGCTCCTGGAGTTGCTTTCAGAGCTGGAGGAGCAGAACCTCTCTCTGATCCAGAACTCCAGGGAGACGGAGGAGGCCCTGGAGGTGTTCAGTAAGGTCATGGACCATACAAAAAAGAAGAT GGAGCTGGAAACCGTCCAGCTGACCCAGCAGATAGACGTCATGACCCACACCATCCAGAGGGAGAGGGACCGGGCTGCCGAGCTGGAGCTGAGGGCCCGCCTCTTCAACTTTGGGAAGTACAAATCCGCCGACCAG GAGGTTATGTTGGACTCCCTGGGCGCTAAGGTGGAGGTGGTGTACCGGAGCTGCGTGGGCGACACAGAGGCCAACCTGAGCACGTTGCAGATGCTGATGGTTATCGAGAGCCGTCTGGGCGAGCTGCTGGAGAACGTGGAGATGATCCCCAAGGAGCGGCTGCTGATGGCCGAGAGGACCAAGGAGAAGGAAAGGAGGCTCAG GATGCGTGATGAGAAGATGCATCAGGCGAAGCAGCACCAGGAGGAGAGGCTGAAGAGGGCCCTGGAGAGAGCCCAGGCTGACATCAAGAAAACA ACTGGCAAGAAACTGATGGCCAGATCACAGCCCCCTGCCGGCAAGCTGAAGACCAGCCAGGTGTATGACATCTCAGACAAGGAGAAAGAGGAGCAGCTTTACTTCTTCACCTAA